A region from the Pseudomonas triticicola genome encodes:
- a CDS encoding D-alanine--D-alanine ligase — protein MTAAYAKLFSTIAPKDFGRVAVLFGGLSAEREVSLKSGNAVLEALQSAGVDAFGIDVGEDFLQRLLSEKIDRAFIILHGRGGEDGSMQGLLECAGIPYTGSGILASALAMDKLRTKQVWHSLGIPTPRHAVLCSEADCISAATELGLPLIVKPAHEGSSIGMAKVNSASELIDAWKAASTYDSQVLVEQWIQGPEFTIATLRDQVLPPIALGTPHTFYDYDAKYIANDTQYRIPCGLDAAKEQELMELTAKACEALGIAGWGRADVMQDADGQFWFLEVNTAPGMTDHSLVPMAARAAGLDFQQLVLAILAASVEDAGATEARG, from the coding sequence ATGACTGCTGCCTACGCCAAGCTGTTCTCCACCATCGCGCCGAAAGACTTCGGCCGCGTCGCCGTGCTCTTCGGCGGCCTGAGTGCCGAGCGTGAGGTTTCGCTGAAATCCGGTAACGCCGTGCTCGAAGCGCTGCAAAGCGCTGGCGTCGACGCGTTCGGCATCGATGTGGGCGAAGACTTCCTGCAGCGTCTGCTCAGCGAAAAGATCGACCGCGCCTTCATCATTCTCCACGGTCGCGGCGGCGAAGACGGCAGCATGCAGGGCCTGCTCGAGTGCGCCGGTATCCCTTACACCGGCAGCGGCATTCTTGCTTCCGCACTGGCCATGGACAAGCTGCGCACCAAGCAGGTCTGGCACAGCCTCGGGATTCCGACGCCGCGTCACGCCGTGCTGTGTAGCGAAGCCGATTGTATTTCGGCGGCGACGGAACTGGGCTTGCCTTTGATCGTCAAACCGGCGCATGAAGGTTCAAGTATCGGGATGGCCAAAGTGAATTCTGCGTCCGAGTTGATCGACGCATGGAAAGCGGCCAGTACCTACGATTCGCAAGTGTTGGTCGAGCAATGGATTCAAGGTCCGGAGTTCACCATCGCCACCCTGCGTGACCAGGTGTTGCCTCCAATCGCCCTGGGTACACCGCACACGTTCTACGACTACGACGCCAAGTACATCGCCAACGATACCCAGTACCGCATTCCGTGCGGGCTCGACGCGGCCAAGGAACAGGAACTCATGGAACTCACGGCCAAGGCCTGTGAGGCGCTGGGTATCGCCGGTTGGGGCCGGGCGGACGTTATGCAGGACGCCGACGGGCAGTTCTGGTTCCTCGAAGTCAATACCGCACCGGGCATGACCGATCACAGCCTGGTACCGATGGCGGCGCGGGCTGCCGGTCTGGATTTCCAGCAACTGGTTCTGGCCATTCTGGCCGCCAGCGTTGAAGACGCAGGCGCAACAGAGGCGCGAGGTTAA
- the mraY gene encoding phospho-N-acetylmuramoyl-pentapeptide-transferase, translating to MLLLLAEYLQQFYKGFAVFQYLTLRGILGVLTALVLSLCYGPWMIRTLQNRQIGQSVRNDGPQSHLSKSGTPTMGGALILSSIGVSTLLWADLSNRYVWVVLLVTLLFGAIGWVDDYRKVIEKNSRGLPSRWKYFWQSVFGLGAAIFLYMTAATPVETTLILPMLKDYSIPLGAGFIVLTYFVIVGSSNAVNLTDGLDGLAIMPTVMVGGGLGIFCYLSGNVKFAEYLLIPYVPGAGELIVFCGALIGAGLGFLWFNTYPAQVFMGDVGALALGAALGTIAVIVRQEIVLFIMGGVFVMETLSVVIQVASFKLTGRRVFRMAPIHHHFELKGWPEPRVIVRFWIITVILVLVGLATLKLR from the coding sequence ATGCTGCTGCTGCTAGCGGAGTATCTGCAACAGTTCTACAAAGGCTTCGCGGTCTTCCAGTACCTGACCCTGCGCGGGATTCTCGGTGTGCTGACCGCGCTGGTCTTGTCGCTGTGCTATGGCCCGTGGATGATCCGTACTCTGCAGAACCGTCAGATCGGCCAGTCGGTACGTAACGACGGCCCGCAATCGCACCTGTCCAAATCCGGTACGCCGACCATGGGTGGCGCGCTGATTCTGTCTTCGATCGGCGTCAGCACCTTGCTCTGGGCTGACCTGAGCAACCGCTACGTCTGGGTGGTGCTGCTGGTGACCCTGCTGTTCGGCGCCATCGGCTGGGTCGACGATTACCGCAAAGTCATCGAGAAAAACTCCCGTGGCCTGCCGAGCCGCTGGAAATACTTCTGGCAGTCGGTGTTCGGCCTCGGCGCAGCGATCTTCCTTTATATGACTGCCGCCACGCCGGTGGAAACCACGCTGATCCTGCCGATGCTCAAGGACTACAGCATTCCGCTGGGCGCCGGTTTCATCGTGCTGACCTACTTCGTCATTGTCGGCTCGAGCAACGCGGTCAACCTGACTGACGGCCTCGACGGCCTCGCGATCATGCCGACGGTGATGGTCGGCGGCGGTCTGGGGATTTTCTGCTACCTGTCGGGTAACGTGAAATTCGCCGAGTATCTGCTGATTCCTTACGTACCAGGTGCGGGCGAGCTGATTGTGTTCTGCGGCGCGCTGATCGGTGCCGGCCTCGGTTTCCTCTGGTTCAACACTTATCCAGCGCAAGTGTTCATGGGCGACGTCGGTGCCCTGGCACTCGGCGCGGCACTGGGCACCATTGCGGTGATCGTCCGTCAGGAAATCGTCCTGTTCATCATGGGCGGTGTGTTCGTGATGGAAACCCTGTCAGTGGTCATTCAGGTTGCCTCCTTTAAGCTGACCGGTCGCCGTGTGTTCCGCATGGCGCCGATTCACCACCACTTTGAACTCAAGGGCTGGCCCGAGCCGCGCGTGATCGTCCGTTTCTGGATCATCACCGTGATTCTTGTCCTGGTCGGCCTTGCCACCCTGAAGCTGAGGTAG
- the ftsA gene encoding cell division protein FtsA, translated as MANVQSGKMIVGLDIGTSKVVALVGEVADDGQLEIVGIGTHPSRGLKKGVVVNIESTVQSIQRAIEEAQLMAGCRIHSAFVGVAGNHIRSLNSHGIVAIRDREVSSADLERVLDAAQAVAIPADQRVLHTLPQDYVIDNQEGVREPLGMSGVRLEAKVHVVTCAVNAAQNIEKCVRRCGLEIDDIILEQLASAYSVLTDDEKELGVCLVDIGGGTTDIAIFTEGAIRHTAVIPIAGDQVTNDIAMALRTPTQYAEEIKIRYACALAKLAGAGETIKVPSVGDRPPRELSRQALAEVVEPRYDELFTLIQAELRRSGYEDLIPAGIVLTGGTSKMEGATELAEEIFHMPVRLGVPHGVKGLDDVVRNPIYSTGVGLLMYGLQKQSDGVSFSGIGSRDSYSSEEPQAPLLDRLKKWVQGNF; from the coding sequence ATGGCAAACGTGCAAAGCGGCAAAATGATCGTCGGTCTGGATATCGGCACCTCCAAAGTGGTGGCGCTGGTAGGCGAGGTCGCGGACGACGGCCAGCTGGAAATCGTCGGGATCGGCACGCATCCGTCCCGCGGCCTGAAGAAGGGCGTGGTGGTCAACATCGAATCCACCGTGCAGTCGATCCAGCGCGCGATCGAAGAAGCCCAGCTGATGGCCGGCTGCCGCATTCACTCGGCGTTCGTCGGCGTGGCCGGCAATCACATCCGCAGCCTGAACTCCCACGGCATCGTCGCGATCCGTGATCGCGAAGTCAGCTCGGCGGACCTTGAGCGTGTGCTCGACGCCGCTCAGGCCGTGGCGATCCCGGCTGACCAGCGCGTGCTGCACACCCTGCCGCAGGATTACGTGATCGATAACCAGGAAGGCGTGCGCGAGCCGCTGGGCATGTCCGGCGTGCGTCTGGAAGCCAAGGTTCACGTGGTCACCTGCGCCGTCAACGCTGCGCAGAACATTGAAAAATGCGTGCGCCGCTGCGGTCTGGAGATCGACGACATCATCCTCGAGCAACTGGCCTCGGCCTACTCGGTGCTGACCGACGACGAAAAAGAACTGGGCGTGTGCCTGGTCGACATCGGCGGCGGCACCACCGACATTGCGATCTTCACCGAGGGCGCGATCCGTCACACCGCGGTAATCCCGATTGCCGGTGATCAAGTGACCAACGACATCGCCATGGCGTTGCGCACTCCGACCCAGTACGCCGAAGAGATCAAGATCCGTTACGCCTGCGCCCTGGCCAAACTGGCCGGTGCCGGCGAAACCATCAAGGTGCCGAGCGTTGGCGACCGTCCACCGCGCGAACTGTCGCGTCAGGCCCTGGCCGAAGTGGTCGAGCCGCGTTACGACGAACTGTTCACCCTGATCCAGGCTGAGCTGCGTCGCAGCGGCTACGAAGACCTGATCCCGGCGGGCATCGTGCTCACCGGCGGTACGTCGAAAATGGAAGGCGCCACTGAACTGGCCGAAGAGATCTTCCACATGCCGGTGCGCCTCGGTGTACCGCATGGCGTGAAAGGTCTGGATGACGTGGTACGCAACCCGATTTATTCCACTGGCGTCGGTTTGTTGATGTACGGCCTGCAGAAGCAGTCCGACGGAGTTTCGTTCTCCGGCATCGGCAGCCGCGACAGCTACAGCAGCGAAGAGCCTCAGGCGCCGCTGCTGGACCGACTGAAAAAGTGGGTTCAGGGCAACTTTTAA
- the ftsW gene encoding putative lipid II flippase FtsW — protein sequence MNLRNIIKPYPSPLITGRGIDLDFPMLAGCLALLGLGLIMIASASTEVAAAQSGSPLYYMIRHLIYVVLGLGACIVTMMIPIATWQRLGWMMLIGAFGLLVMVIIPGIGREVNGSMRWIGFSFFNVQPSEIAKVFVVIYLAGYLVRRQKEVRESWMGFFKPFIVLLPMAGLLLMEPDFGATVVMMGAAAAMLFLGGVGLFRFSLMVVLAVGAVVLLIQMQPYRMARLTNFADPWADQFGAGYQLSQALIAFGRGEWLGVGLGNSVQKQFYLPEAHTDFVFSVLAEELGAVGSLCTVALFVFVCIRGMYIGLWAEKAKQFFAAYVAYGLSFLWIGQFLINIGVNVGLLPTKGLTLPFLSYGGSSLVICCACLGLLLRIEWESRTHLGSEEMEFQESDFAEEPTHGR from the coding sequence ATGAACCTGAGAAACATCATCAAGCCGTACCCGTCGCCGCTGATCACCGGGCGTGGCATCGACCTCGACTTCCCGATGCTCGCCGGTTGCCTGGCGCTGCTGGGTCTGGGCCTGATCATGATCGCTTCGGCGTCCACCGAAGTGGCGGCGGCGCAGTCGGGCAGTCCGCTGTATTACATGATTCGCCACCTTATCTATGTAGTGCTGGGCCTGGGCGCGTGCATCGTCACCATGATGATTCCGATCGCCACCTGGCAGCGCCTCGGCTGGATGATGCTGATCGGTGCGTTCGGCCTGCTGGTGATGGTGATCATCCCCGGCATCGGTCGCGAAGTGAACGGTTCGATGCGCTGGATCGGTTTCAGCTTCTTCAACGTGCAGCCGTCGGAAATCGCCAAGGTGTTCGTGGTGATCTACCTCGCCGGTTATCTGGTGCGCCGGCAGAAAGAAGTACGCGAGAGCTGGATGGGCTTCTTCAAGCCGTTCATCGTCCTGCTGCCGATGGCCGGTCTGTTGCTGATGGAACCGGACTTCGGTGCCACCGTAGTCATGATGGGCGCGGCGGCGGCGATGCTGTTTCTTGGCGGGGTCGGGCTGTTCCGTTTCTCGCTGATGGTGGTGCTGGCGGTTGGCGCGGTGGTTCTGCTGATCCAGATGCAGCCCTATCGAATGGCGCGTCTGACCAACTTCGCCGACCCATGGGCCGACCAGTTCGGCGCCGGTTATCAGTTGTCGCAGGCCTTGATCGCGTTTGGTCGCGGCGAGTGGCTGGGCGTCGGCCTGGGCAACAGCGTGCAGAAGCAGTTCTACCTGCCGGAAGCGCACACCGACTTCGTGTTCTCGGTACTCGCCGAAGAACTCGGTGCGGTCGGTTCGCTGTGCACCGTCGCGCTGTTCGTGTTCGTGTGTATTCGCGGCATGTACATCGGCCTGTGGGCGGAGAAGGCCAAGCAGTTCTTTGCCGCTTACGTGGCTTACGGCTTGTCGTTCCTGTGGATTGGTCAGTTCCTGATCAACATCGGTGTGAACGTCGGCCTGCTGCCAACCAAGGGTCTGACCTTGCCGTTCCTCAGTTACGGCGGCAGCTCGCTGGTGATCTGCTGCGCCTGTCTGGGCCTGTTGCTGCGCATCGAGTGGGAGAGTCGAACCCACCTGGGCAGCGAAGAGATGGAATTCCAGGAGAGCGACTTCGCCGAGGAGCCGACTCATGGGCGCTAA
- the murC gene encoding UDP-N-acetylmuramate--L-alanine ligase yields MVENQKAMPQPEMRRIRRIHFVGIGGVGMCGIAEVLLNLGYQVSGSDLKASPVTERLESFGAQIFIGHRAENAATADVLVVSSAVNTSNPEVATALERRIPVVPRAEMLAELMRYRHGIAVAGTHGKTTTTSLIASVFAAGGLDPTFVIGGRLNAAGTNAQLGTSRYLIAEADESDASFLHLQPLVAVVTNIDADHMATYDGDFNKLKKTFVEFLHNLPFYGLAVMCLDDPVVREILPLVKRPTVTYGFSEDADVRAINVRQQGMQTFFTVLRPDREPLDVSVNMPGNHNVLNSLATICIATDEGVSDEAIVQGLSGFQGVGRRFQVYGELPVDGGNVMLVDDYGHHPTEVAAVIKAVRGGWPERRLVMVYQPHRYSRTRDLYDDFVNVLADANVLLLMEVYPAGEEPIPGADSRKLCNSIRQRGQLDPIYIERGVDLAPLVKPLLRAGDILLCQGAGDIGGLAPKLLKSELFAGAVAAPVEGKLK; encoded by the coding sequence ATGGTTGAGAATCAGAAAGCCATGCCACAACCGGAAATGCGCCGCATCCGTCGCATCCACTTCGTCGGCATCGGCGGCGTGGGCATGTGCGGTATCGCTGAAGTGTTGCTGAACCTGGGCTACCAAGTCTCCGGTTCCGACCTGAAAGCGTCGCCGGTCACCGAGCGCCTTGAATCGTTTGGCGCGCAGATCTTCATTGGTCACCGTGCCGAGAACGCCGCTACCGCCGACGTGCTGGTGGTGTCGAGCGCAGTGAACACGTCCAACCCGGAAGTGGCGACTGCCCTTGAGCGCCGGATTCCAGTGGTGCCGCGTGCAGAAATGCTCGCCGAGCTGATGCGCTATCGCCACGGTATCGCCGTCGCCGGTACCCATGGCAAAACCACTACCACCAGCCTGATCGCTTCGGTGTTCGCGGCCGGTGGTCTGGACCCGACATTCGTCATTGGTGGTCGCCTGAATGCAGCGGGCACCAATGCCCAGCTCGGCACCAGCCGTTACCTGATCGCCGAAGCGGACGAAAGCGATGCGAGCTTCCTGCATCTGCAGCCGCTGGTGGCCGTGGTCACCAACATCGACGCCGACCACATGGCGACCTACGACGGTGACTTCAACAAACTGAAGAAAACCTTCGTCGAATTCCTGCACAACCTGCCGTTCTACGGTCTGGCGGTGATGTGCCTGGACGATCCGGTGGTGCGTGAAATCCTGCCGCTGGTGAAACGTCCGACCGTGACCTACGGCTTCAGCGAAGACGCCGACGTACGCGCAATCAATGTGCGCCAGCAGGGCATGCAGACCTTCTTTACCGTGCTGCGCCCGGATCGCGAGCCGCTGGACGTGTCGGTGAACATGCCGGGCAATCACAACGTGCTCAACTCGCTGGCGACCATCTGCATCGCTACCGACGAAGGCGTCAGCGATGAAGCCATCGTTCAGGGCCTGTCGGGCTTCCAGGGTGTCGGTCGACGCTTCCAGGTCTACGGTGAACTGCCGGTCGACGGTGGCAATGTGATGCTGGTCGACGACTACGGCCATCACCCGACCGAAGTCGCTGCGGTGATCAAAGCCGTACGTGGTGGCTGGCCGGAGCGTCGTCTGGTGATGGTCTACCAGCCGCACCGCTACAGCCGCACTCGCGACCTGTACGACGATTTCGTCAATGTCTTGGCCGACGCCAACGTGCTGCTGCTGATGGAAGTCTATCCGGCCGGCGAAGAGCCGATCCCGGGCGCCGACAGCCGCAAGCTGTGCAACAGCATCCGCCAGCGCGGTCAGCTCGACCCGATCTACATCGAGCGGGGCGTTGACCTGGCGCCGTTGGTCAAGCCGCTGCTGCGCGCCGGCGACATTCTGCTGTGCCAGGGCGCTGGAGATATCGGCGGTCTCGCGCCGAAGCTGTTGAAAAGTGAATTGTTCGCCGGCGCCGTGGCGGCGCCGGTCGAGGGGAAGTTGAAATGA
- the ftsZ gene encoding cell division protein FtsZ has product MFELVDNIPASPVIKVIGVGGGGGNAVNHMVKSNIEGVEFICANTDAQALKNIGARTILQLGTGVTKGLGAGANPEVGRQAALEDRERIAEVLAGTNMVFITTGMGGGTGTGAAPIIAEVAKEMGILTVAVVTRPFPFEGRKRMQIADEGIRMLSESVDSLITIPNEKLLTILGKDASLLSAFAKADDVLAGAVRGISDIIKRPGMINVDFADVRTVMSEMGMAMMGTGCASGPNRAREATEAAIRNPLLEDVNLQGARGILVNITAGPDLSLGEYSDVGSIIEAFASEHAMVKVGTVIDPDMRDELHVTVVATGLGAKIEKPVKVIDNTVHTSMASAQVQQPAPARQDQPAVNYRDLDRPTVMRNQAQAGAAAAAKMNPQDDLDYLDIPAFLRRQAD; this is encoded by the coding sequence ATGTTCGAACTCGTAGACAACATCCCCGCAAGCCCGGTAATCAAAGTTATCGGTGTCGGCGGTGGCGGCGGCAACGCTGTCAATCACATGGTCAAGAGCAACATCGAAGGCGTTGAATTCATCTGCGCCAACACCGATGCTCAAGCGCTGAAAAACATCGGCGCGCGGACCATCCTGCAACTGGGCACCGGCGTGACCAAAGGCCTGGGTGCCGGCGCCAATCCTGAGGTCGGCCGTCAAGCCGCTCTGGAAGACCGCGAGCGCATCGCTGAAGTGCTGGCCGGCACCAACATGGTGTTCATCACCACCGGCATGGGCGGCGGTACCGGTACCGGCGCAGCGCCGATCATCGCCGAAGTGGCCAAGGAAATGGGCATCCTGACCGTTGCGGTCGTGACCCGTCCGTTCCCGTTCGAAGGCCGCAAGCGTATGCAGATCGCCGACGAAGGCATTCGCATGCTCTCGGAAAGCGTCGACTCGCTGATCACCATTCCGAACGAAAAACTGCTGACCATCCTCGGCAAAGACGCAAGCCTCTTGTCGGCTTTCGCCAAGGCTGACGATGTTCTGGCCGGTGCCGTTCGCGGTATCTCCGACATCATCAAGCGTCCGGGCATGATCAACGTCGACTTCGCCGACGTGCGCACCGTGATGAGCGAAATGGGCATGGCGATGATGGGCACTGGCTGCGCCAGCGGTCCGAACCGTGCACGTGAAGCTACCGAAGCGGCAATCCGCAACCCGCTGCTGGAAGACGTCAACCTGCAAGGCGCGCGCGGTATTCTGGTGAACATCACCGCCGGTCCTGACCTGTCCCTGGGTGAGTACTCCGACGTTGGTTCGATCATCGAAGCGTTCGCTTCCGAGCACGCGATGGTCAAGGTCGGTACTGTTATCGATCCGGACATGCGCGACGAGCTGCACGTAACCGTGGTTGCCACCGGTCTGGGCGCGAAAATCGAGAAGCCTGTGAAGGTCATCGACAACACCGTTCACACTTCCATGGCTTCGGCGCAGGTGCAACAACCAGCTCCGGCCCGTCAGGATCAGCCAGCGGTGAACTACCGTGATCTGGACCGTCCGACCGTCATGCGCAACCAGGCTCAGGCCGGTGCTGCGGCTGCCGCGAAGATGAATCCGCAGGATGACCTGGACTACCTGGACATTCCGGCATTCCTGCGTCGTCAGGCCGATTGA
- the murG gene encoding undecaprenyldiphospho-muramoylpentapeptide beta-N-acetylglucosaminyltransferase, producing MGANVLIMAGGTGGHVFPALACAREFQARGYTVHWLGTPRGIENELVPAAGLELHRIDASGLRGKGKLSLLKAPLMLLKSVWQARAIMRRLKPVCVVGFGGYVTGPGGLAAKLAGVPVIVHEQNAVAGTANRLLVPFAARVCEAFPDTFTLSDSRRTTGNPVRSELFLDTSRPALAGRKARLLILGGSLGAEPLNKLLPEALAQVAADLRPEVFHQAGKNHDEVTAERYRAVGVEAQVQPFIKDMAQAYGWADLVVCRAGALTISELAAAGLPSMLVPLPHAIDDHQTRNADYLAREGAAFLMPQRTTGAADLAARLTEVLMQPQRLEAMAQAARRLAKPDATRSVVDTCLEVAHG from the coding sequence ATGGGCGCTAACGTATTGATCATGGCCGGCGGTACCGGCGGCCACGTGTTCCCGGCGCTGGCCTGTGCCCGCGAGTTTCAGGCGCGCGGCTACACCGTGCACTGGCTCGGCACGCCACGCGGGATCGAAAACGAACTGGTTCCGGCGGCAGGGCTTGAACTGCACCGGATCGACGCCAGCGGTCTGCGCGGCAAGGGCAAGCTGTCGCTGCTCAAGGCGCCGCTGATGCTGCTGAAATCGGTGTGGCAGGCGCGGGCGATCATGCGCCGTCTGAAGCCGGTGTGTGTGGTTGGCTTCGGCGGTTATGTGACCGGCCCTGGTGGCCTTGCTGCGAAACTGGCTGGCGTGCCAGTGATCGTTCACGAGCAGAACGCTGTCGCCGGCACCGCCAATCGGTTGCTGGTGCCGTTCGCCGCCCGAGTGTGTGAAGCGTTCCCCGACACCTTTACTCTGTCGGACAGCCGCCGTACCACCGGTAATCCGGTGCGCAGCGAGCTGTTCCTCGACACATCGCGACCTGCGCTGGCCGGGCGCAAAGCGCGTTTGCTGATCCTTGGCGGCAGCCTGGGCGCAGAACCGTTGAACAAATTGCTGCCTGAAGCCCTGGCCCAAGTCGCTGCCGACCTGCGCCCGGAAGTGTTTCATCAGGCCGGCAAAAATCACGATGAAGTGACTGCCGAGCGTTACCGCGCCGTGGGTGTGGAAGCGCAGGTGCAGCCGTTCATCAAAGACATGGCCCAGGCCTATGGCTGGGCTGACCTGGTGGTGTGCCGCGCTGGCGCGTTGACCATCAGTGAGCTGGCGGCCGCCGGTCTGCCCTCGATGCTGGTGCCTTTGCCCCACGCGATCGACGATCACCAGACCCGCAACGCCGATTATTTGGCCCGCGAAGGCGCTGCCTTCCTGATGCCGCAAAGAACGACTGGTGCCGCGGATCTTGCCGCGCGCCTGACAGAGGTCTTGATGCAACCGCAACGACTCGAAGCAATGGCCCAAGCGGCCCGCCGACTGGCCAAACCCGATGCCACCCGTAGCGTGGTCGATACCTGTCTGGAGGTGGCCCATGGTTGA
- the murD gene encoding UDP-N-acetylmuramoyl-L-alanine--D-glutamate ligase, which yields MSLIASDHFRIVVGLGKSGMSLVRFLANRGTSFAVADTRDNPPELATLKRDYPHVEVRCGELDVEFLCRADELYVSPGLALATPALQAAAARGVKMSGDIELFARNARAPIVAITGSNAKSTVTTLVGEMAAAAGKRVAVGGNLGTPALDLLSDDVELYVMELSSFQLETTDQLNAEVATVLNISEDHMDRYSGLPAYHLAKHRIFRGAKQFVVNRQDALSRPLIGEGQPCWTFGLSKPDFKAFGIREEDGEKYLAFEFQNLMPVRELKIRGAHNQSNALAALALGHAVGLPFDAMLAALRTFAGLEHRCQWVRDLDGVAYYNDSKATNVGAALAAIEGLGADIDGKVILIAGGDGKGAEFNDLRDPVAANCRAVVLMGRDSDKIGAAIGDAVPLIRATSLVDAVEQCRAAAQPGDVVLLSPACASFDMFKNYEDRGHQFVRAVEELA from the coding sequence GTGTCTCTGATCGCTTCTGACCACTTCCGCATCGTTGTCGGCCTCGGCAAGAGCGGCATGTCCCTGGTTCGCTTCCTGGCGAACCGGGGCACGTCGTTTGCTGTGGCCGACACGCGGGACAATCCACCGGAACTGGCCACGCTCAAGCGTGACTATCCGCACGTGGAAGTGCGTTGTGGCGAGCTGGACGTCGAATTCCTCTGCCGTGCCGACGAGCTCTACGTGAGCCCCGGCCTGGCGCTGGCGACCCCGGCCCTGCAAGCCGCCGCTGCCCGTGGCGTGAAAATGTCCGGCGACATCGAGTTGTTCGCGCGTAACGCGCGGGCGCCGATCGTCGCGATCACCGGTTCCAACGCGAAAAGCACCGTCACTACTCTGGTCGGCGAGATGGCAGCTGCGGCCGGCAAGCGCGTCGCTGTCGGTGGCAACCTAGGCACGCCGGCGCTGGATCTGCTCAGCGACGATGTCGAGTTGTACGTCATGGAGCTGTCGAGTTTCCAGCTGGAAACCACCGACCAGCTCAACGCCGAAGTCGCCACCGTGCTGAACATCAGCGAAGACCACATGGATCGCTACAGCGGTCTGCCGGCGTATCACCTGGCCAAGCACCGGATCTTCCGGGGCGCGAAGCAGTTTGTGGTCAACCGTCAGGATGCCCTGAGCCGCCCATTGATCGGCGAAGGCCAGCCATGCTGGACCTTTGGCCTGAGCAAACCGGATTTCAAAGCGTTCGGCATTCGCGAAGAAGATGGCGAGAAGTACCTGGCCTTCGAATTCCAGAATCTGATGCCGGTGCGTGAGTTGAAAATTCGCGGCGCGCACAACCAGTCCAACGCGCTCGCCGCATTGGCGCTGGGTCACGCTGTGGGCCTGCCGTTCGACGCCATGCTCGCGGCGCTGCGTACGTTTGCCGGCCTCGAGCATCGCTGCCAATGGGTGCGCGATCTCGACGGCGTGGCCTATTACAACGATTCCAAAGCCACCAACGTTGGCGCCGCTCTGGCCGCCATCGAAGGTTTGGGCGCAGACATCGACGGCAAGGTCATTCTGATCGCCGGCGGTGACGGCAAAGGCGCCGAATTCAACGATCTGCGTGATCCGGTGGCGGCCAACTGCCGCGCTGTGGTGCTGATGGGCCGCGACTCCGACAAGATCGGCGCAGCCATCGGTGATGCCGTGCCGCTGATTCGCGCGACCTCGCTGGTCGACGCCGTTGAGCAATGCCGCGCCGCTGCCCAGCCGGGTGACGTGGTGCTGCTGTCGCCGGCCTGCGCCAGTTTCGACATGTTCAAGAATTACGAAGACCGTGGTCACCAGTTCGTCCGCGCTGTGGAGGAACTGGCATGA
- a CDS encoding cell division protein FtsQ/DivIB has product MQGAHLRHQPPAPGRKPVPRGASRMVAKEPMSARLPKANFSFLKSLFWPVLLVALGFGTYEGAQRLLPYADRPISKIAVQGDLSYISQQAVQQRIAPFVASSFFTIDLAGMRKELEQMPWIAHAEVRRVWPDQVVISLEEQLPVARWGDESLLNNQGQAFTPKELANYEHLPQLFGPQRAQQQVMQQYQVLSQMLRPLGFSIARLELRERGSWFLTTGAGSSGPGIELLLGRGNLVEKMRRFIAIYDKTLKEQITNIARIDLRYANGLAVGWREPVAPTTAQPAVAKN; this is encoded by the coding sequence ATGCAAGGCGCTCATCTCAGACATCAGCCACCCGCACCCGGCCGCAAGCCGGTGCCGCGGGGTGCCAGCCGAATGGTGGCGAAAGAGCCGATGTCCGCGCGCCTGCCGAAAGCCAATTTCAGCTTTCTGAAAAGCCTGTTCTGGCCAGTGCTGCTGGTAGCACTGGGCTTTGGTACGTACGAAGGCGCGCAGCGTTTGCTGCCGTACGCCGACCGGCCGATCAGCAAGATCGCGGTGCAGGGCGACCTCAGCTACATCAGCCAGCAGGCGGTGCAGCAGCGGATCGCGCCGTTCGTGGCGTCGAGCTTCTTCACCATCGACCTCGCCGGCATGCGCAAAGAGCTGGAACAGATGCCATGGATCGCTCATGCCGAAGTGCGCCGGGTGTGGCCGGACCAGGTGGTGATCAGCCTCGAAGAGCAATTGCCGGTGGCCCGATGGGGCGACGAGTCGCTGCTGAACAATCAGGGTCAGGCGTTCACGCCCAAGGAACTGGCGAATTACGAACACCTGCCGCAGCTGTTCGGCCCACAACGGGCTCAGCAGCAGGTGATGCAGCAGTATCAGGTGCTGAGCCAGATGTTGCGCCCGCTGGGTTTTTCGATTGCACGCCTGGAATTGCGTGAACGCGGCAGCTGGTTCCTGACCACCGGTGCCGGCAGTTCCGGCCCCGGCATCGAGTTGCTGCTGGGACGCGGCAACCTGGTGGAAAAGATGCGCCGCTTCATCGCCATCTATGACAAGACGCTGAAAGAGCAGATTACGAACATTGCGCGCATCGATCTGCGCTACGCCAACGGCCTCGCTGTTGGCTGGCGGGAACCCGTAGCGCCGACGACAGCCCAACCCGCTGTCGCAAAGAATTAA